A portion of the Streptomyces erythrochromogenes genome contains these proteins:
- a CDS encoding ATP-binding protein: MAVKAVGWARSFPISEGVRAARQWTAAHLASLPWNASAADTVHSVLLCVSELVTNAHLHAVGTAHLVLTWDGRCLHVSVADGDPRLPRARTTGADANATSGRGLGIVSALADSLDVHSCHGGKAITACFRPAGGPDPHRADV, translated from the coding sequence TTGGCAGTCAAGGCGGTCGGCTGGGCACGTTCGTTCCCGATCTCGGAGGGCGTCCGGGCGGCGCGGCAGTGGACCGCGGCGCATCTGGCGTCCCTGCCGTGGAACGCTTCGGCGGCCGACACCGTGCACTCCGTGCTGCTCTGCGTCTCCGAACTGGTCACCAACGCCCACCTGCACGCCGTCGGCACCGCGCACCTGGTGCTGACCTGGGACGGCCGCTGCCTCCACGTCAGCGTCGCCGACGGCGATCCGCGGCTGCCCCGCGCCCGGACCACCGGGGCCGACGCGAATGCCACGTCCGGCCGCGGGCTGGGCATCGTCAGCGCCCTGGCCGACTCCCTGGACGTCCACTCGTGCCACGGCGGCAAGGCGATCACCGCCTGTTTCCGGCCGGCCGGCGGCCCGGACCCGCACAGGGCCGACGTGTGA